Proteins encoded within one genomic window of Acidobacteriota bacterium:
- the rsmB gene encoding 16S rRNA (cytosine(967)-C(5))-methyltransferase RsmB → MRVRVSPPAFFISLSLYSSVKHRRPPANPNSPKPSRQSPVSHQPSLPIQPVVTLARRVSFDALMFVEQGDFLDSDVLDGFLQKALREGAGNADHREADRRLAQEITFGVLRWRGWIDHQIARLASRSLQHIEPAVRTALRMGLYQIAFLSRIPESAAVNESVNLIKLQTQLVHLGGFTNAILREALRQGIRFDATAPLPEPTGRNWDELAHLVSHPSWLLTHWARQWSPARTLQIAQADNTIPNFYLWFNPLRAPIDQTRQTLEQAGVQLQTVGNDPQTVHWIEGDFSVLWPLVEQGAAYVQDAASQQVARWLGVQPGMRVLDCCAAPGGKTAQLAAQMNNRGELIACDLHPRRVTDLKNNCERLGVTILTTGKVDFSQETLFATAPKYLHLEPAGFDAVLVDAPCSGTGTLRRHPEIKWKLTPQKLPELAELQSRILENAALAVKPGGVLLYATCSLEEKEGEEVARRFRNRHPEFELEPPADAGSALTSEKYLRTWPDAGPDGFFAARFRKRKRD, encoded by the coding sequence GTGAGAGTTCGAGTCTCTCCTCCGGCATTTTTCATTTCCCTCAGTTTGTATTCGTCAGTGAAACATCGCCGCCCACCAGCGAACCCCAATTCCCCAAAGCCTTCTCGCCAATCTCCTGTTTCCCATCAGCCATCGCTCCCGATCCAACCTGTGGTTACCCTTGCCCGTCGTGTCAGTTTTGATGCCTTGATGTTTGTTGAGCAGGGTGACTTTCTCGATTCCGACGTGCTGGATGGTTTTTTGCAGAAAGCACTCCGTGAAGGCGCCGGAAATGCCGACCACCGCGAAGCCGACCGCCGACTGGCCCAGGAAATCACCTTTGGCGTGCTGCGCTGGCGTGGGTGGATTGACCATCAGATTGCCCGGCTGGCCAGCCGTTCGCTCCAACACATTGAACCAGCCGTCCGAACAGCCCTTCGGATGGGCCTGTACCAGATTGCGTTTCTGTCACGCATTCCCGAATCAGCCGCCGTTAACGAATCAGTCAATCTCATCAAACTCCAAACGCAACTTGTTCATTTAGGTGGATTTACTAACGCAATTTTGCGCGAGGCGCTCCGCCAGGGGATTCGCTTTGATGCAACGGCACCACTCCCGGAACCAACCGGGCGCAACTGGGACGAACTCGCTCACCTGGTGTCGCATCCGTCGTGGCTTCTCACCCACTGGGCACGCCAGTGGTCACCGGCACGGACCCTCCAGATTGCCCAGGCCGACAATACAATTCCCAATTTCTATCTCTGGTTCAATCCACTGCGGGCACCGATTGACCAGACACGGCAAACTCTTGAACAAGCCGGCGTTCAGCTCCAGACCGTTGGTAACGACCCGCAAACGGTTCACTGGATTGAAGGTGATTTTTCAGTCCTGTGGCCACTGGTCGAACAAGGCGCGGCCTATGTTCAGGATGCGGCCTCACAACAGGTAGCCCGCTGGCTCGGCGTCCAGCCCGGTATGCGAGTGCTTGATTGCTGCGCCGCACCAGGTGGAAAAACCGCGCAACTCGCGGCCCAGATGAACAATCGCGGAGAACTGATCGCCTGTGACCTGCATCCGCGACGAGTAACTGACCTTAAAAACAATTGCGAACGGCTCGGCGTCACAATTCTGACGACTGGAAAAGTTGATTTCAGCCAGGAAACGCTGTTTGCCACCGCGCCAAAGTACCTGCACCTGGAACCGGCTGGATTTGATGCTGTGCTGGTTGATGCACCTTGCTCTGGTACGGGCACGCTCCGGCGACATCCCGAAATTAAATGGAAACTCACGCCGCAAAAACTGCCGGAACTGGCTGAACTCCAGAGCCGGATTCTTGAAAATGCGGCTCTGGCGGTCAAACCTGGTGGGGTGTTGCTCTATGCAACCTGCTCGCTTGAAGAAAAAGAAGGCGAAGAAGTCGCACGCCGGTTTCGCAATCGCCATCCGGAGTTTGAGCTTGAACCGCCAGCGGATGCGGGGTCAGCCCTGACTTCGGAGAAATACCTGCGCACCTGGCCAGATGCAGGTCCAGATGGTTTTTTTGCTGCCCGATTTCGAAAACGGAAACGAGATTGA
- a CDS encoding NADP-dependent oxidoreductase: protein MTTRINRQWRLATRPVGLIDDSVFTWTEEPVRELNEGEFLVHNLYLSLDPTNRMWAQHDTYLPVVPIGDVMRGGTIGVIEASRNPNFPEGAHVQGLLGWQDYAISKGPGVSILPVNPHIPLSAYMGLFGHIGMTAYFGLLDIGQPKEGETLVVSAAAGAVGSIVGQIGKIKGCHVVGIVGNDEKCDWIVKDLGFDSAINYKTENIAKALKQHCPKGIDIDFENVGGEIMDAILGQINLRARIVLCGLISQYNSKTPQPGPYNFANVLVQRARIEGFIVLDYAARAHEAFAELGQWMKEGKLKYRVDEVEGLEHAPQSLNKLFEGSNIGKLVVKI, encoded by the coding sequence ATGACGACCCGAATCAACCGGCAATGGCGACTGGCGACCCGGCCCGTCGGACTGATTGACGATAGTGTGTTTACCTGGACCGAAGAACCAGTGCGCGAACTCAACGAAGGCGAATTCCTGGTTCATAATTTGTACCTGTCGCTTGACCCAACCAACCGCATGTGGGCTCAGCACGATACTTATTTACCAGTCGTTCCGATTGGCGATGTCATGCGCGGCGGCACCATCGGTGTGATCGAAGCCTCGCGCAACCCCAATTTTCCGGAAGGCGCCCACGTCCAGGGGTTGCTTGGCTGGCAGGATTACGCCATTAGCAAAGGGCCCGGGGTCTCGATCTTGCCGGTCAATCCGCATATTCCGCTTTCAGCCTATATGGGCTTGTTTGGGCATATTGGGATGACCGCTTATTTTGGGCTGCTTGACATTGGCCAACCCAAAGAAGGAGAAACCCTGGTGGTTTCGGCTGCCGCTGGTGCGGTTGGCTCGATTGTCGGCCAGATTGGAAAAATCAAAGGCTGCCACGTTGTCGGAATTGTCGGCAACGATGAAAAATGCGACTGGATTGTCAAAGATCTCGGGTTTGACTCCGCCATCAATTACAAGACGGAAAACATTGCCAAAGCGCTGAAACAGCATTGTCCAAAGGGCATTGACATTGATTTTGAAAATGTCGGCGGCGAAATCATGGATGCCATCCTGGGCCAGATCAATCTCCGGGCACGAATTGTCCTGTGCGGGTTGATTTCACAGTACAACTCGAAGACACCCCAGCCGGGGCCATACAATTTTGCCAATGTGCTGGTCCAACGTGCTCGAATTGAAGGCTTTATCGTGCTTGATTACGCTGCCCGAGCCCACGAAGCCTTTGCCGAATTGGGCCAGTGGATGAAAGAAGGGAAGCTCAAATACCGCGTGGATGAAGTTGAAGGTCTGGAACATGCTCCACAATCCCTGAACAAACTCTTTGAAGGTTCCAACATTGGGAAACTGGTGGTGAAAATATAA
- a CDS encoding pre-peptidase C-terminal domain-containing protein, with product MINRPSVHNATQRWFSKWILAVTALVLCGFTGVFAPDASTNTTSAVTPPAAKAAQDTKTNLDLARQALEQAQATEKASPSKKNGLATDAAQAVYSQALEARVTELVTRLAQLKIVIAQSEYSKSAPPVSASVLAEFNAIRAELDSLKPYYNFNTRASQPVPTSMVTETEPNGTSATATPLTITPTDPAAIVTLTISPAADQDFFSFSATAGSRVWAYVDTGSPPAQVGTSRDSQLRLFDTDGTTEIEFDDDDASGNGGDGVEESGLASCIAGRTILATGTYFLRVNAFSAAAIINPCTLYVVVTSTSIPEVESNNTSATATPLITAGEVVDVSTASIGVAADIDYYSIVCEAGDILSINADCDPENNGGTDLVVELRDPSDVLLFSADSSISSARAAEGFSYLIPTAGTYFVRVTHFSASSTGTYDLMVARASASGGGGGGECMPTTETYSYTGPVVAIPDNNAGGTTVTLNVSGFTGMIGDLNFRFDGTSCTPNIGDTNAGLDHSWVGDLIVQLTSPGGTTVTLIDRMGVPVTSSVGNSGNNFCQTVLDSDGGAPAIEDATSAENPFTGTYSPNNSLNAFDGEDPNGTWTLFVSDNAISDTGNIRAFSLDIMNDCEPMEMGCTNPNVTLLVADTTNSRIQVFDGTDWLAPLMTTGTSVGRVKNPKGVTQTSDGVNIYVADTGNNRIQKSTDSGATWALLPNTTVAPVGFKLPAGVAVQPDDPNIVYVADTGNNRVLASSDGGATWTLLAGTGSGPNQVRGPEGMVVDCEGHLWIADTLNNRIVAYEPAVNIVAAPVTPGSGIVVAGMGSALNQVRAPKAVTVDVLTGDLFVADTGNNRVTRYTNGPVCTAVALGDASLVAGTGSALGQVRGPAGVTVSGDAMVMDGRPTKVAASGVIHLVIGDTMNNRIQMHELSGPALVGGFTLVTGTLPGQTATIGSAVGQFRTPTGVR from the coding sequence ATGATCAACCGACCATCTGTACACAATGCGACACAACGCTGGTTCAGCAAGTGGATACTGGCCGTTACCGCGCTGGTTTTGTGTGGGTTCACTGGAGTCTTTGCTCCAGACGCCAGCACAAACACCACATCAGCCGTCACGCCACCTGCCGCCAAAGCGGCTCAGGATACCAAAACCAACCTTGATCTGGCTCGTCAGGCGCTGGAACAGGCCCAGGCCACTGAAAAAGCATCGCCAAGCAAGAAAAACGGTCTGGCAACCGATGCCGCCCAGGCAGTTTACAGTCAAGCCCTTGAAGCCAGAGTCACCGAACTGGTCACCCGCCTGGCCCAGTTGAAAATCGTGATCGCGCAATCGGAATACAGCAAATCCGCACCACCAGTTTCGGCTTCCGTTCTTGCTGAATTTAATGCGATCCGGGCTGAGCTTGATTCACTCAAGCCCTACTACAACTTCAACACCCGCGCCAGTCAGCCGGTTCCGACTTCGATGGTGACCGAAACTGAACCCAACGGCACCTCAGCCACGGCCACACCGCTGACGATTACCCCAACTGATCCCGCCGCAATTGTGACGCTCACAATCAGCCCGGCGGCTGACCAGGATTTCTTTTCGTTTTCCGCCACGGCAGGCTCACGCGTTTGGGCCTATGTGGACACCGGTTCACCACCAGCCCAGGTTGGTACCTCACGTGACTCGCAGCTTCGATTGTTTGACACTGACGGCACCACTGAAATCGAGTTTGACGATGATGACGCCAGCGGAAATGGTGGAGATGGGGTCGAGGAAAGTGGACTTGCCTCCTGCATCGCAGGTCGCACGATTCTAGCCACCGGCACCTATTTCCTTCGGGTGAATGCTTTTAGTGCCGCAGCTATTATTAACCCCTGTACACTCTATGTGGTGGTGACCTCGACCTCCATCCCTGAAGTCGAATCCAACAATACCTCCGCGACCGCCACGCCACTCATTACCGCTGGTGAAGTAGTTGATGTCAGTACAGCTTCAATCGGTGTTGCGGCTGACATTGATTACTATTCCATCGTCTGTGAAGCCGGAGACATCCTCTCCATCAATGCTGATTGTGACCCTGAAAACAATGGTGGGACAGATCTGGTGGTTGAGTTGCGTGATCCGAGTGATGTCCTGTTGTTCAGTGCTGATTCCTCTATCTCCAGTGCCAGGGCAGCAGAAGGCTTTAGTTACCTCATTCCGACTGCTGGTACCTATTTTGTCCGTGTGACACATTTTAGTGCATCCAGCACCGGCACCTATGACCTGATGGTGGCCCGAGCCAGCGCCTCAGGTGGTGGCGGCGGTGGTGAATGTATGCCGACCACTGAAACCTATAGCTACACCGGGCCGGTGGTGGCAATTCCCGACAATAATGCTGGCGGTACCACGGTGACGCTCAATGTCAGTGGATTTACCGGAATGATTGGTGACCTCAATTTCCGATTTGACGGTACTTCCTGCACGCCAAACATTGGCGATACCAACGCCGGGCTTGACCATAGCTGGGTTGGTGATCTGATTGTTCAATTGACCTCGCCAGGTGGCACGACGGTTACTTTGATTGATCGAATGGGGGTGCCAGTCACCTCTTCGGTCGGTAACTCAGGGAACAATTTCTGCCAGACGGTGCTTGACAGTGATGGCGGGGCACCAGCCATTGAAGACGCTACGTCGGCTGAAAATCCATTTACTGGTACCTACTCACCTAACAACTCTCTCAATGCCTTTGATGGTGAAGACCCCAACGGCACCTGGACCCTGTTTGTCAGCGATAATGCAATCTCGGACACAGGAAATATCCGTGCCTTTTCGCTCGATATCATGAATGACTGCGAGCCAATGGAAATGGGCTGCACCAACCCGAACGTGACGTTGCTCGTGGCCGACACGACCAACAGCCGCATTCAGGTATTTGATGGTACCGACTGGTTGGCGCCACTCATGACCACCGGCACATCTGTCGGACGGGTTAAGAATCCAAAGGGTGTCACCCAGACCAGCGACGGCGTCAACATCTATGTTGCCGATACAGGGAACAATCGCATCCAGAAATCAACCGACAGCGGTGCCACCTGGGCACTCCTGCCCAACACCACCGTTGCGCCGGTTGGCTTTAAGTTGCCGGCAGGCGTGGCGGTTCAACCTGATGATCCAAACATCGTCTATGTCGCCGACACCGGCAACAACCGGGTGCTGGCTTCTTCCGATGGCGGTGCGACCTGGACGCTGCTGGCTGGTACTGGCTCAGGTCCAAATCAGGTGCGTGGCCCAGAAGGCATGGTTGTGGACTGCGAGGGCCACCTCTGGATTGCCGACACCCTGAACAACCGCATTGTGGCTTACGAACCAGCAGTGAATATTGTGGCGGCGCCAGTCACACCTGGCTCCGGGATTGTGGTCGCCGGAATGGGTTCGGCCTTGAACCAGGTCCGGGCACCAAAAGCTGTCACGGTTGATGTCCTGACTGGTGATCTCTTTGTGGCTGACACCGGTAACAACCGGGTTACCCGTTACACCAACGGACCAGTTTGCACCGCTGTCGCCCTGGGTGATGCTTCTCTCGTGGCGGGCACTGGGTCAGCACTGGGTCAAGTTCGCGGTCCAGCCGGAGTCACCGTTTCAGGTGATGCCATGGTGATGGATGGTCGGCCAACCAAAGTGGCTGCGTCCGGAGTGATCCATCTCGTCATTGGTGACACAATGAACAATCGCATCCAGATGCACGAACTCTCAGGACCGGCCCTGGTTGGCGGGTTTACCCTGGTTACGGGGACACTCCCAGGCCAAACCGCAACCATCGGCTCTGCCGTGGGTCAATTCCGAACTCCAACCGGAGTCAGGTAA